GGTCAAGGTGACATCGCGGCTGGCACAGTGTCTGCATGAAGGGTCTGATGCAGAGTTACCAGCTGTCCCTGGACACGATCTTCCGGCGGGCGGAGCAGTTCTACCCGGACAAGACCGTCTACACAGGCGGTCCGGCGCCGACGAAGGTGACGTACGGCGAGTGGGCCGACCGGACCAGACGCCTGGGCGGGGTGCTGGACACGCTCGGGGTCAGCCCCGATGGCCGCGTCGCCACCTTTGCGTGGAACTCGGGGCGTCACCTCGAGCTGTATTTCGCCGCGCCCTGCACCGGCAGGGTGCTGCACACGCTGAACATCAGACTTTTCCCCGACCAGGTCGTGTACATCGCGAACCATGCCGAGGACGAGGTCGTGTTCGTCGACCGGTCCCTGCTCGGGTTGTTCCTGCCGTTGCTGGAGCGGCTGCCGGAGGTTCGCCATGTCGTGGTGATGGACGACCTGCCGGCCGGGGCGCCGTCGGCGGAGATCCCGGACGACCCGCGGTTCCACGACTACGAGGAACTGGTCGCCGCGGCCCAGCCGGTGGAGTTCCACGTCGAGGACGAGAACCAGGCGGCCGCGATGTGTTACACGAGCGGTACGACGGGAAATCCGAAGGGCGTCGTCTACTCGCACCGGTCGACCTGGCTGCACTCGATCGGCGTGCTGACCAACGCCGGGATCGGGCTCGACGAGACCGACACCGTGATGCCGGTCGTGCCGATGTTCCACGCGAACGCCTGGGGTCTGGCGCACGCGGCGCCGATGGCCGGTGCGTCGCTGGTGTTCCCGGGGCCGGACATGAGCCCGCAGGGGATTCTCAAACTGCTCCAGGAGCAGGAGGTCACGCTGTCGGCCGGCGTGCCGACGATCTGGCAGGGGTTGCTGCCGCTGCTCGACGGGGTGGAGTTGCCGAAGCTGCGGAGGATCCCGTGTGGCGGGTCTGCCGTACCGGAG
This Kribbella sp. NBC_00482 DNA region includes the following protein-coding sequences:
- a CDS encoding long-chain fatty acid--CoA ligase, with amino-acid sequence MKGLMQSYQLSLDTIFRRAEQFYPDKTVYTGGPAPTKVTYGEWADRTRRLGGVLDTLGVSPDGRVATFAWNSGRHLELYFAAPCTGRVLHTLNIRLFPDQVVYIANHAEDEVVFVDRSLLGLFLPLLERLPEVRHVVVMDDLPAGAPSAEIPDDPRFHDYEELVAAAQPVEFHVEDENQAAAMCYTSGTTGNPKGVVYSHRSTWLHSIGVLTNAGIGLDETDTVMPVVPMFHANAWGLAHAAPMAGASLVFPGPDMSPQGILKLLQEQEVTLSAGVPTIWQGLLPLLDGVELPKLRRIPCGGSAVPEALSEAFRAKLGRPILQAWGMTETSPVATAAHVAARNKDLPEEEQAHLRARAGLPLPGVEVRIVEPGSITPLPWDDEVTGELQVRGPWIAAEYYRPDDGVQLNTEDGWMKTGDVAAIDQYGSVRIVDRTKDLVKSGGEWISSVELENLLMAHPAVKEAAVIGVPHPKWDERPLACVVLQEGSSATGEEILEYLQPLVAKWWLPDAVEFIDEVPKTSVGKFSKKDLRSRFANYHLK